A genomic region of Castor canadensis chromosome 16, mCasCan1.hap1v2, whole genome shotgun sequence contains the following coding sequences:
- the Pank3 gene encoding pantothenate kinase 3 encodes MKIKDAKKPSFPWFGMDIGGTLVKLSYFEPIDITAEEEQEEVESLKSIRKYLTSNVAYGSTGIRDVHLELKDLTLFGRRGNLHFIRFPTQDLPTFIQMGRDKNFSTLQTVLCATGGGAYKFEKDFRTIGNLHLHKLDELDCLVKGLLYIDSVSFNGQAECYYFANASEPERCQKMPFNLDDPYPLLVVNIGSGVSVLAVHSKDNYKRVTGTSLGGGTFLGLCSLLTGCESFEEALEMASKGDSTQADKLVRDIYGGDYERFGLPGWAVASSFGNMIYKEKREAVSKEDLARATLVTITNNIGSVARMCAVNEKINRVVFVGNFLRVNTLSMKLLAYALDYWSKGQLKALFLEHEGYFGAVGALLGLPNFS; translated from the exons CTTTCCCATGGTTTGGCATGGACATTGGGGGAACACTAGTAAAACTCTCCTATTTTGAACCTATCGACATCACAGCAGAAGAGGAACAAGAAGAGGTTGAGAGCTTAAAGAGTATTCGGAAGTACTTGACATCTAATGTGGCATATGGATCCACCGGCATTCGGGATGTGCACCTTGAGCTGAAGGACTTGACGCTCTTTGGCCGAAGAGGGAACTTGCACTTTATCAGATTTCCAACCCAGGACCTGCCTACCTTCATCCAAATGGGAAGAGACAAAAACTTCTCAACATTACAAACGGTGCTATGTGCTACAGGAGGCGGTGCTTACAAGTTTGAAAAAGATTTTCGTACT atTGGAAACCTCCACCTACACAAACTGGATGAACTTGACTGCCTTGTAAAGGGCTTGCTGTACATAGATTCTGTCAGTTTCAATGGGCAAGCAGAGTGCTATTATTTTGCTAATGCCTCAGAACCTGAGCGGTGCCAAAAGATGCCTTTTAACCTGGATGATCCCTACCCTCTGCTAGTAGTGAACATCGGCTCAGGAGTCAGTGTTCTAGCAGTCCATTCCAAAGACAACTACAAACGAGTGACTGGGACAAG ccTCGGAGGGGGGACCTTTCTGGGCTTGTGCAGTTTACTGACTGGCTGCGAAAGTTTTGAAGAGGCTCTGGAAATGGCATCCAAAGGCGACAGCACCCAAGCTGACAAGTTGGTCCGAGACATTTATGGAGGGGATTATGAAAGATTTGGCCTGCCAGGTTGGGCAGTGGCATCCAG CTTTGGGAATATGATTTACAAGGAGAAGCGAGAGGCTGTTAGTAAAGAAGATCTGGCACGAGCCACCTTAGTCACCATCACCAATAACATTGGCTCTGTGGCACGGATGTGTGCTGTTAATGAG aaaataAACAGAGTTGTCTTTGTTGGAAACTTCTTACGTGTCAATACTCTCTCAATGAAACTTTTGGCATATGCACTGGATTATTGGTCGAAAGGTCAATTGAAAGCACTGTTTCTAGAACATGAG